From one Thalassoroseus pseudoceratinae genomic stretch:
- a CDS encoding amidohydrolase: MKPFLALIFSLWFTTADHLAFADDRDSTRQLSAAQQTAIRTVDSQHDLILQANRMIWNFAEVGLQEKHSAALLVSHLKDAGFTIREGLAGMPTAFVAEFGSGKPVIGILAEYDALPGLSQKVTPYQEPLEKDAPGHGCGHSGLGSGALGAVLATKAAMEAHQIPGTIRLYGTPAEETVIGKVYMTLAGVFDDLDICLHWHPSTRNQAWAGSSKALISAKFTFNGTAAHASGSPESGRSALDAVELMNVGVNYMREHLKEDARMHYVITNGGGAPNVVPPEATVWYFVRADNHEDVTRNFQWLQDISEGAAKMTRTKVKMQIDTDCHEIIQNRVLAEIIDRNLRAVGPPKFTESDQAFARRIQGPLMEQFGSQFRVAIEDTVEPLAKSSSPSKGSTDVGDISWRVPTGGLRTACFAAGSPGHSWQNVAAIASPIGEKGILYGAKSLAVTAIELFQNPDQIAAAKAEFEERMKNRKYTTLIPKGQKPPKTIR; the protein is encoded by the coding sequence ATGAAACCCTTCCTCGCCCTGATCTTCAGTTTGTGGTTCACAACCGCTGACCATTTGGCGTTCGCGGATGATCGTGACAGCACAAGACAACTCTCGGCGGCACAACAAACGGCCATTCGCACCGTCGACAGCCAACACGATTTGATTCTGCAAGCCAACCGCATGATTTGGAATTTCGCCGAAGTTGGGTTGCAGGAGAAGCACTCGGCCGCGCTCCTCGTTTCCCATTTGAAAGATGCCGGCTTCACCATTCGTGAGGGATTAGCTGGGATGCCGACGGCATTCGTCGCGGAGTTTGGCTCGGGAAAACCGGTCATTGGAATTCTGGCAGAGTACGATGCCCTGCCCGGTCTCTCACAGAAGGTCACGCCCTACCAGGAACCACTCGAAAAAGATGCTCCCGGACACGGGTGCGGTCACAGCGGTCTCGGCTCCGGAGCGCTCGGTGCGGTGCTCGCCACGAAAGCCGCAATGGAAGCCCATCAAATCCCAGGCACGATTCGGCTCTACGGCACCCCGGCGGAAGAAACCGTCATTGGCAAAGTCTACATGACGCTCGCTGGCGTATTCGACGACCTAGACATTTGCCTACACTGGCACCCATCGACGAGAAACCAAGCCTGGGCGGGCAGCAGCAAGGCGTTGATTTCGGCTAAGTTCACATTTAACGGGACCGCCGCTCACGCCTCGGGAAGTCCCGAAAGCGGACGCAGTGCTCTTGATGCGGTTGAACTCATGAACGTCGGCGTCAACTACATGCGGGAACACCTCAAAGAAGATGCCCGTATGCATTATGTCATCACTAACGGTGGCGGCGCCCCAAACGTCGTGCCACCGGAAGCCACGGTCTGGTACTTCGTGCGTGCTGACAATCACGAAGATGTCACCCGGAATTTCCAATGGCTCCAAGACATCAGTGAAGGAGCCGCCAAGATGACCCGCACCAAAGTCAAAATGCAAATCGACACCGACTGTCACGAGATCATTCAAAACCGCGTGCTAGCGGAAATCATCGACAGAAACTTGCGAGCCGTCGGCCCACCAAAATTCACCGAAAGTGACCAAGCCTTCGCACGCCGAATTCAAGGCCCGTTGATGGAACAATTTGGTTCACAGTTTCGAGTCGCAATTGAAGACACCGTCGAACCACTAGCGAAGTCGAGTAGTCCAAGCAAAGGCTCAACGGATGTCGGAGACATTAGTTGGCGTGTCCCGACCGGCGGACTTCGCACCGCGTGTTTCGCCGCCGGTAGTCCTGGTCACAGTTGGCAGAACGTCGCCGCCATCGCTTCCCCCATCGGTGAAAAAGGCATTCTCTACGGTGCCAAGTCCCTAGCAGTCACCGCGATCGAACTCTTCCAAAACCCAGATCAAATCGCAGCGGCAAAAGCCGAGTTTGAAGAACGAATGAAGAACCGAAAGTACACAACACTAATCCCCAAAGGTCAAAAACCCCCAAAGACGATTCGCTAA
- a CDS encoding Nif3-like dinuclear metal center hexameric protein — MTDLADITQFLDQQNPPDLAEDWDNVGLLLGDPQSKTIRVLTCLTLTPDVAAEAVNKNVNLIVSHHPILFRPIQKIASTTSEGAMLLKLIQHGIAVYSPHTAFDSAAEGINQQIAMRFGLTEIQPLRPTDENESIGTGRFGELPERMSLKELAARIRDEFRLPAVQFAGDPDMSVQRLGIACGSAAEFLTDARKAGCQAFLTGEARFHSALEARTEGIGLILIGHYASERPAVEQLATVIADQFPQLDVWASDVETDPLQWSIT, encoded by the coding sequence ATGACCGACCTTGCCGATATCACCCAATTTCTTGATCAGCAAAACCCTCCGGATTTAGCCGAGGATTGGGATAACGTCGGCCTTTTGCTCGGAGATCCTCAATCAAAAACCATCCGAGTTCTCACATGCCTCACATTGACCCCGGATGTCGCTGCCGAAGCGGTGAACAAAAATGTGAACTTAATTGTTTCGCATCACCCAATTCTGTTTCGACCCATCCAAAAAATTGCTTCGACAACAAGTGAAGGCGCGATGCTGTTGAAATTGATTCAACATGGAATCGCCGTTTACAGCCCGCACACGGCATTCGACAGTGCGGCGGAGGGGATCAATCAACAAATCGCCATGCGATTCGGACTGACGGAAATTCAGCCATTGCGACCGACCGACGAAAACGAGTCGATCGGCACTGGCCGATTCGGTGAACTGCCTGAAAGGATGTCTCTCAAAGAATTAGCGGCCCGAATCCGCGACGAATTCCGTTTGCCGGCCGTGCAGTTCGCGGGCGATCCCGACATGAGCGTGCAACGGTTGGGAATCGCATGCGGGTCGGCGGCGGAGTTTCTCACCGATGCCCGAAAAGCCGGTTGCCAAGCATTTCTGACTGGCGAAGCTCGGTTTCACTCCGCGTTAGAAGCCCGGACCGAAGGGATCGGATTGATCCTCATCGGTCATTACGCTTCCGAACGTCCCGCTGTCGAACAATTGGCGACCGTGATCGCGGATCAGTTTCCCCAACTGGATGTCTGGGCCAGCGACGTCGAAACTGATCCGCTGCAATGGTCGATCACCTGA
- a CDS encoding TIGR02996 domain-containing protein: MNVPEDWIAPRHAQLALVGSLQTDKIPFSGRSTTPPTDGEMPQAEQFLREIRRQPDDTVPRLIYADWLEERGDARAELIRVQCELETHDDIPEDFSLALKARERELIADLESQCLADLDTLAVRAVRFRGGLVDAVIVEGDRFLQHGRILSRWAPALRSLDWRQMPRDAGTALRQALRSPFLSAVTELDLSDNSIGRSGIPELANARRSEQLRSLYVSQTRLAGPGMQELMRAALWSLERLDCSHNGLSPFDVQALTRSEQFAKLTTLDLSHNTIADDGLRMLSQWDRLRSLRDLNLSYNDIGPVGMKTLTVSEHMVDLDTLDLSGNIMHGGGIQEIASGSNFSRLSRLKLNDAGLEATDLTRLVRSPYLKRLTHLELDFNPLGELDPDIMQSPILSRLRQLSLRHTQLDNVTAREIAKSDAFTSIEQLDVRENPLIDSRTKLLLNERFGPRVQF; the protein is encoded by the coding sequence ATGAACGTTCCAGAAGACTGGATCGCTCCACGTCACGCTCAACTTGCCCTTGTCGGTTCATTGCAGACGGATAAAATTCCGTTTTCAGGAAGATCGACGACCCCACCAACGGATGGCGAGATGCCGCAAGCGGAACAGTTCCTACGCGAGATTCGACGACAACCGGACGACACCGTTCCGCGGTTGATCTACGCCGACTGGCTGGAAGAACGTGGCGACGCCCGGGCAGAACTCATCCGTGTGCAATGTGAGTTGGAAACACACGACGACATCCCCGAAGATTTCAGCCTCGCACTCAAAGCCCGTGAACGAGAATTGATTGCGGACTTGGAGTCTCAATGCTTGGCCGATCTGGACACGCTTGCGGTTCGAGCGGTCCGTTTTCGGGGCGGGCTGGTGGACGCGGTCATTGTCGAGGGCGATCGATTCTTGCAACACGGGCGGATTCTCAGTCGATGGGCACCGGCACTGCGTTCACTCGATTGGCGACAAATGCCCCGTGACGCCGGAACCGCACTTCGGCAAGCGTTACGGTCTCCGTTTTTGTCCGCGGTGACGGAACTTGATCTCTCTGACAATTCCATCGGTCGCAGCGGCATTCCCGAACTTGCCAACGCTCGCCGCAGTGAACAGCTTCGTTCGCTGTACGTTTCCCAAACTCGGCTGGCTGGACCGGGAATGCAGGAACTCATGCGGGCGGCGTTGTGGTCTTTGGAGCGGTTGGATTGCTCCCATAACGGACTCTCGCCGTTTGATGTGCAAGCACTCACGCGGTCGGAACAATTCGCGAAGTTGACGACGCTCGATCTCAGTCACAACACCATTGCCGACGACGGCCTCCGGATGTTGTCGCAGTGGGATCGATTGCGTTCCTTGCGGGACCTCAATCTCAGTTACAACGACATCGGCCCGGTCGGCATGAAAACGCTGACCGTTTCCGAGCACATGGTGGACCTGGATACGCTCGATCTCTCTGGCAACATCATGCACGGCGGGGGCATTCAGGAAATTGCGAGCGGTTCCAACTTTAGCCGCCTCAGCCGTCTCAAACTCAACGACGCCGGGTTGGAAGCGACCGACCTCACACGATTAGTGCGTTCGCCATACTTGAAACGCCTGACGCACTTGGAGTTGGATTTCAACCCGCTCGGCGAATTAGACCCGGACATCATGCAGTCGCCGATTCTGTCCCGATTGCGGCAACTCAGTTTGCGACACACCCAATTGGACAACGTCACTGCACGCGAAATCGCCAAGAGCGATGCGTTCACATCCATTGAACAACTCGACGTTCGTGAGAACCCGCTGATCGACAGTCGCACCAAGTTGCTACTCAATGAACGCTTCGGGCCACGCGTTCAGTTCTGA
- a CDS encoding polysaccharide biosynthesis protein produces MKHRMAAVLPTYLAIYVASYYTAFVLRCDFNVPPVVFDLFRYTLPIILAVKFVTCLGTGEWRRAFRYASLHDVQWVGIGATLAAVAIYITNLTVLRWMGIPIPRSVIVIDWGFTIMASALLRMSFRLYAESIKPLFRGSPFNPALIYGAKSEGVGILRAIQTGQTNFNVVGLIGGGPRKPRSIIAGVRVYSKHSSLTKLVNKTGARHLLVPGSVPGKELRELTRQCSKLDIKVHVIPGVQEIVGGRYRLSVREVTINDLLRRDPAELDLASIQNCLTGRRVLVTGAAGSIGSELCRQILDLDPACLVLVDQSEYGTFLFEQELRNRKQRSEKLHFVIADVTDRASMSQVFDRFQPEIVFHAAAYKHVPLMEENPREAVRNNIGGTKTVADLAAALPVERFVLISTDKAVRPTSIMGSTKLVAEKYVQTIAAQTTAQFVTVRFGNVLNSAGSVVPTFRRQIERGGPITVTHPEMTRFFMTIPEAVQLVLQAGAIGDSGDILILEMGEPVKILDLAQDMIALSGLKPHEDIDIVFSGIRPGEKLYEELFYLSEEGTKKVHDKIFRAQRDPSRLVGVLDDIATLEQAVETPQADIATDLRRIVRGYVDAETWTDDDLRSAA; encoded by the coding sequence ATGAAACATCGAATGGCCGCCGTTTTGCCAACCTATTTGGCCATCTATGTGGCCAGTTATTACACCGCGTTCGTCCTCAGGTGCGACTTCAACGTTCCGCCAGTTGTTTTTGATCTGTTTCGCTACACGTTACCGATCATTCTGGCGGTTAAATTCGTCACCTGTTTGGGAACGGGGGAGTGGCGTCGCGCGTTCCGTTATGCATCCTTGCACGATGTGCAATGGGTTGGAATCGGTGCCACTCTGGCCGCCGTCGCGATTTACATTACGAACCTAACCGTTCTCCGCTGGATGGGCATTCCCATTCCACGTTCGGTCATTGTGATTGACTGGGGATTCACGATCATGGCGTCCGCGTTGTTGCGGATGTCGTTCCGGTTGTATGCCGAGAGCATCAAACCGCTGTTTCGTGGTAGCCCATTCAATCCCGCCTTGATCTACGGAGCGAAATCCGAAGGGGTCGGGATTCTTCGAGCGATCCAAACAGGCCAAACGAATTTTAACGTCGTTGGACTCATCGGCGGTGGACCACGCAAACCACGGTCGATTATCGCAGGCGTCCGGGTTTACTCGAAACACAGTTCCTTGACGAAACTGGTCAACAAAACCGGAGCCCGGCATTTGTTGGTGCCAGGTTCTGTGCCAGGCAAAGAGCTTCGTGAACTCACGCGGCAGTGCAGTAAGTTGGATATCAAGGTCCACGTGATTCCCGGCGTGCAAGAAATTGTCGGGGGGCGTTATCGCTTGTCGGTCCGTGAAGTCACCATCAACGATTTATTGCGTCGCGACCCAGCCGAGTTGGATCTCGCCAGTATTCAGAATTGTCTGACAGGTCGACGAGTCCTTGTCACCGGAGCGGCAGGCAGCATTGGTTCGGAACTTTGCCGTCAGATTCTCGACCTGGACCCAGCATGCTTGGTGCTGGTTGATCAATCGGAATACGGCACGTTCTTGTTCGAGCAGGAACTCAGAAATCGGAAGCAACGTAGCGAGAAGCTGCATTTCGTGATTGCCGACGTGACCGATCGGGCAAGCATGTCGCAAGTGTTCGACCGCTTCCAGCCCGAAATCGTCTTCCACGCGGCCGCGTATAAACATGTGCCTTTGATGGAAGAAAACCCACGCGAGGCCGTTCGGAATAACATCGGCGGAACGAAAACCGTCGCCGATCTGGCCGCTGCGTTGCCAGTCGAACGCTTTGTGCTGATCTCGACCGACAAAGCCGTCCGGCCCACGAGTATCATGGGCTCGACCAAACTCGTCGCCGAGAAGTACGTGCAAACGATCGCCGCCCAAACGACGGCTCAGTTCGTGACCGTGCGATTTGGGAATGTGTTAAACTCCGCCGGTAGCGTGGTTCCGACGTTCCGCCGACAAATCGAACGCGGCGGCCCGATCACCGTGACCCATCCCGAGATGACGCGGTTCTTCATGACCATCCCCGAGGCCGTGCAACTCGTGTTGCAAGCCGGTGCCATCGGCGATTCCGGAGATATTTTGATTCTCGAAATGGGCGAGCCCGTCAAGATTCTGGACTTGGCTCAGGACATGATTGCCCTTTCGGGGCTGAAACCGCATGAAGACATCGATATCGTCTTCTCTGGAATTCGGCCCGGTGAAAAACTGTACGAGGAACTCTTTTACCTCTCGGAAGAGGGGACGAAGAAAGTTCACGACAAAATTTTCCGGGCTCAACGTGATCCCTCCCGTTTGGTCGGGGTTCTCGATGATATCGCCACGCTGGAGCAAGCCGTCGAAACGCCTCAGGCGGACATCGCGACGGACTTGCGACGCATCGTGCGTGGCTACGTCGATGCGGAAACGTGGACTGACGACGACCTTCGGTCCGCTGCCTAA
- the glgP gene encoding alpha-glucan family phosphorylase produces the protein MANTKTAYEKLTELAGNYWWSWEPEVTNLFRAIDPRRWSALAHNPVLLLKEYSPEKLEERVRELVLHSSINRAYRRWHEYMESTTSWGATQGGNLGSHPVAYFSAEFGLHESLPIYSGGLGVLAGDHLKSASDLGVPLVGIGLFYDEGYFSQQIDKDGWQQQSYTPLNSQELPITPVLDTAGEPIMVSVDTRAEKIFARIWHVAVGRINLYLLDTDVPQNAEEDRNLTARLYGGDSRTRIRQEIILGIGGVRALNALGIKPSVIHMNEGHSAFAGLEAVRNRMEEDGLTFDEALRDIASMGVFTTHTPVAAGHDRFGADLVEEHVGPLGDQLGLNHDGLMGLGRVDPQNTEESFCMTVLAFKTSRRANAVSNLHGVVSRRMWQSLWPWKSEHEIPIGHITNGVHVPTWLAGQMRDIYDRVLPEGWELRTGEAEVWAGFESVTPAELWETHQSLKNRLITYARRRLVAQAQRRGDSDSRIAELQDVLDPHYLTIGFARRFAPYKRADLVAGDLEKFRKIIANSDRPVQFVYAGKAHPRDENGKKIVQTIYRLTQEPEFKGRIVLLEDYDINLGRHLVQGVDVWLNNPRRPLEASGTSGQKVVLNGGLNCSILDGWWAEAYDGRNGFAIGDGRSHKNVEIQDARDSDALYDVLLNEVIPLYYERDADDMPQNWISRMKHAVRTLGWRFNADRMVMDYVMHAYVPAAGGTSVEMNSLT, from the coding sequence ATGGCAAACACCAAGACAGCGTACGAAAAATTGACGGAACTGGCCGGCAACTACTGGTGGAGTTGGGAACCGGAGGTGACGAACCTGTTCCGGGCCATCGATCCGCGTCGTTGGTCGGCGTTGGCTCACAATCCGGTCTTGTTGTTGAAGGAATATTCCCCGGAGAAACTGGAGGAGCGTGTCCGTGAATTGGTGCTGCATTCCAGCATCAATCGGGCGTATCGACGGTGGCACGAGTACATGGAATCCACCACGTCTTGGGGGGCGACTCAGGGCGGAAATCTTGGCAGTCACCCGGTGGCGTATTTCTCGGCCGAATTCGGTTTGCACGAATCGCTGCCGATTTACTCCGGTGGTTTGGGGGTGTTGGCGGGCGATCACCTGAAAAGTGCGTCGGACCTGGGCGTGCCGTTGGTTGGGATCGGTCTGTTTTACGATGAAGGCTACTTCTCTCAACAAATCGACAAAGACGGTTGGCAACAACAATCCTACACGCCACTGAACAGCCAGGAATTGCCGATCACCCCGGTCCTCGACACCGCCGGTGAACCGATTATGGTTTCGGTGGATACGCGAGCCGAGAAAATTTTCGCTCGGATTTGGCATGTCGCGGTTGGTCGAATCAATCTCTATCTACTTGACACCGACGTTCCACAGAACGCGGAAGAAGACCGCAATTTGACGGCTCGTTTGTATGGGGGTGACAGCCGAACCCGAATTCGTCAGGAAATCATTCTGGGGATCGGTGGAGTCCGGGCGTTGAACGCATTGGGCATTAAGCCGTCCGTGATTCATATGAACGAAGGCCACTCGGCGTTTGCTGGGCTGGAGGCGGTTCGGAATCGCATGGAAGAGGACGGGCTGACCTTCGATGAAGCTCTGCGTGATATCGCTTCGATGGGGGTGTTCACAACGCACACACCGGTGGCCGCGGGGCACGACCGCTTCGGTGCCGATCTCGTCGAAGAACACGTGGGTCCGTTGGGGGATCAACTGGGGTTAAACCATGACGGTTTGATGGGCCTGGGCCGAGTCGACCCGCAGAACACGGAAGAATCTTTCTGCATGACGGTGTTGGCGTTCAAGACCAGTCGCCGAGCCAATGCGGTTTCGAACTTGCATGGTGTGGTCAGTCGCCGGATGTGGCAAAGTCTGTGGCCATGGAAGAGCGAGCATGAAATTCCGATCGGTCACATCACAAACGGGGTTCATGTGCCGACCTGGTTGGCGGGGCAGATGCGGGATATTTACGACCGTGTGCTTCCGGAAGGTTGGGAACTGCGAACCGGGGAAGCCGAGGTGTGGGCCGGTTTTGAAAGTGTGACCCCGGCGGAACTTTGGGAAACGCACCAATCGCTGAAAAATCGACTCATCACGTACGCTCGGCGACGATTGGTGGCTCAGGCTCAACGTCGCGGTGACAGCGATTCCCGAATTGCCGAGTTGCAGGACGTACTCGATCCCCATTACCTCACAATCGGTTTCGCTCGTCGATTCGCACCCTATAAACGGGCCGACCTGGTTGCGGGCGATCTTGAAAAGTTCCGCAAGATCATTGCGAATTCGGACCGTCCTGTGCAATTCGTGTACGCGGGGAAAGCTCACCCACGTGATGAGAACGGGAAAAAGATTGTGCAAACGATCTACCGTCTCACGCAGGAACCGGAGTTCAAAGGCCGGATCGTGTTGCTCGAGGATTACGACATCAACCTGGGGCGTCACTTGGTGCAGGGGGTTGATGTGTGGTTAAATAACCCGCGTCGTCCGTTGGAAGCCTCGGGAACGAGTGGTCAGAAAGTGGTTCTCAACGGTGGTCTCAACTGTTCGATTCTCGACGGTTGGTGGGCTGAAGCGTACGACGGTCGCAATGGGTTCGCAATTGGCGATGGCCGAAGTCACAAGAACGTCGAGATCCAAGACGCCCGAGATTCGGATGCGTTGTACGATGTCTTGCTGAACGAAGTGATTCCGTTGTACTACGAACGCGATGCCGACGACATGCCGCAAAACTGGATCAGCCGGATGAAGCATGCGGTCCGCACGTTGGGGTGGCGATTCAACGCCGACCGCATGGTGATGGACTACGTGATGCACGCTTACGTGCCGGCAGCCGGTGGAACGTCGGTCGAAATGAATAGTCTCACGTAG
- a CDS encoding divalent metal cation transporter, giving the protein MSDSRDQAEIENPERIEHDRQMILDAKARGPLAKLWAYTKLSGPGWLQSAITLGGGSLGGSLYLGVLAGFGLLWLQPIAMAMGIIMLSAIGYVALSTKERPFQAINRHINPALGWGWLLATIMANMVWCMPQFGLGTAAIQQNLAPELLGEEAVAKAVENAGEDATANDIAQIKAETKRKNTLICVAILFFTAGTVVWFYNSGGWGIKLFELILKGMVGTVVLCFFGVVIKMSTEGVLDWSAIGGGFIPDFSLLNKPAAAFAETLGQTGDFEQFWTDYIVNNQQKVMITAAATAVGINMTFLLPYSMLARGWDKDFRGLAIFDLSTGLLIPFMLATSCVVIAASSQFHGQPAPGFLGETDPNGNPIQPAGNLVGGFKGLLDTRLKTELGEKDFKVLKEAQEYYERTGVVVTEAEAILAREDDTRIASLKTLATQTAELKETRPEQGPLEEARDALPEADRRMAAMLVKRDAFNLAKALEPLAGKGIANYAFGIGVLGMAISTIIILMLINGFAICEAIRVAPKGTPHRVGALLAGLSGMLGPFVFAGEAKFWLTVPTSMFGMMLLPIAYLTFFLMMNSKTLLGDRRPTGFRRFCWNILMLLALSLASFGSYWSIKTSDYPEVGFSAMGIFLFIILLAHLSRRKNATEEA; this is encoded by the coding sequence ATGAGCGACTCCCGGGACCAAGCCGAAATCGAAAACCCCGAACGCATCGAACACGATCGGCAAATGATCCTCGATGCCAAAGCCCGTGGCCCGCTGGCAAAACTGTGGGCCTACACGAAACTCTCCGGGCCGGGTTGGTTGCAAAGTGCGATCACTCTGGGTGGTGGTTCGCTGGGTGGAAGTCTGTATCTCGGTGTGCTCGCGGGGTTTGGGCTGTTGTGGTTGCAACCGATCGCAATGGCGATGGGCATCATCATGCTCAGCGCGATTGGTTACGTCGCACTTTCGACGAAAGAACGACCGTTCCAGGCCATCAATCGGCACATCAACCCGGCTCTCGGTTGGGGTTGGTTGCTAGCGACCATCATGGCGAACATGGTCTGGTGTATGCCACAATTTGGGCTCGGAACCGCTGCCATTCAACAGAATCTTGCTCCCGAATTGCTCGGTGAAGAAGCCGTTGCCAAGGCCGTCGAGAATGCCGGTGAGGACGCCACCGCCAACGACATCGCACAAATCAAAGCGGAAACGAAGCGGAAGAACACACTCATCTGTGTGGCGATCCTCTTTTTCACGGCGGGGACGGTGGTTTGGTTCTACAACTCTGGTGGTTGGGGGATCAAGCTGTTCGAGTTGATTTTGAAGGGGATGGTCGGAACTGTTGTGCTGTGCTTCTTTGGTGTGGTGATTAAGATGTCCACCGAAGGTGTGCTTGATTGGAGTGCAATCGGCGGCGGTTTCATTCCCGACTTCAGCTTGCTCAACAAACCCGCGGCCGCGTTTGCGGAAACCCTTGGCCAAACCGGAGACTTCGAACAATTCTGGACGGATTACATCGTCAACAATCAACAGAAAGTCATGATCACCGCCGCCGCAACCGCCGTCGGGATCAACATGACATTCCTATTGCCATATTCAATGCTCGCCCGTGGTTGGGACAAAGACTTCCGTGGTTTGGCCATCTTCGACCTTTCCACCGGACTGCTGATTCCGTTTATGTTGGCGACCAGTTGCGTCGTGATCGCGGCGTCGAGTCAATTCCACGGGCAACCGGCTCCCGGCTTCCTCGGTGAAACCGATCCGAATGGAAACCCCATCCAACCCGCCGGGAATCTCGTCGGTGGATTCAAAGGGCTGCTCGATACACGATTGAAAACCGAACTGGGTGAGAAGGACTTCAAAGTCCTCAAAGAAGCCCAAGAATACTACGAGCGAACGGGTGTTGTTGTTACCGAAGCCGAAGCCATTTTGGCCCGGGAAGACGACACGCGAATTGCGTCTTTGAAAACTCTGGCGACCCAAACCGCTGAGCTGAAAGAGACCCGTCCCGAACAGGGACCGCTTGAAGAAGCTCGCGACGCACTGCCGGAAGCAGACCGCCGAATGGCTGCCATGCTCGTCAAACGTGATGCGTTCAACCTCGCGAAAGCATTGGAACCGTTGGCAGGCAAAGGGATTGCGAACTATGCCTTCGGGATCGGTGTGTTAGGGATGGCAATTTCGACCATCATCATCCTGATGTTGATCAACGGTTTCGCAATCTGCGAGGCCATCCGTGTCGCACCGAAGGGGACGCCGCACCGTGTGGGAGCGTTGTTGGCTGGGCTCAGCGGTATGCTCGGACCATTCGTCTTCGCAGGCGAAGCAAAATTCTGGCTGACCGTGCCCACGTCGATGTTCGGCATGATGCTCCTGCCCATCGCCTACCTGACGTTCTTCCTAATGATGAATTCCAAGACGTTGCTCGGCGATCGTCGTCCGACCGGCTTCCGACGATTCTGCTGGAACATCTTGATGTTGCTGGCTTTGAGCTTGGCATCATTCGGTAGTTATTGGAGCATCAAAACCAGCGACTATCCGGAAGTTGGCTTCTCCGCCATGGGAATCTTCCTGTTCATCATCCTGTTGGCCCATCTCAGCCGTCGGAAAAATGCCACTGAGGAAGCCTAA
- a CDS encoding HEAT repeat domain-containing protein, translated as MVVAILACVAVLGDPSTTYDGLTLDEWRERMKSLELDNPESRSAVSGMVAIVKDTDVPWFTRRQAALTLGRLGPIAEDAVPVLGAILKEPDAGNSTRIWIGKALALFGAEAATVAPTAIEILQTDQSSLGEKQVMIELLGRIGSRHPQALPALIETLGMPPPADKNAARDVNTLRALAGESLATVGSDAIAAVPALTRTLYDENELVRRRAVEALGAIGPAASVSQSALLETMIFDESAAVRDSAAVSLSDIGPAVMESVTGLLADRDPEVRTRAAGILGRLGPKASASVVRLEELLNDEAASVRIQAIEAIWQITEEAKTVIPAAITALAETDRQHRIRAYRLLIEIGQSAPGIVREALTKVENDSRPTVRQAARKVLRTLDEAKSKSAQN; from the coding sequence ATGGTTGTCGCGATCCTCGCCTGTGTTGCGGTTCTCGGTGACCCATCCACCACTTATGATGGGCTGACGCTCGACGAGTGGCGCGAGCGGATGAAGTCGCTGGAATTGGACAACCCGGAAAGCCGATCCGCCGTCTCTGGCATGGTGGCGATCGTGAAAGACACGGACGTGCCGTGGTTCACGCGTCGTCAAGCTGCACTGACGCTGGGCCGACTGGGGCCGATCGCCGAAGACGCCGTCCCGGTGTTGGGGGCAATTCTGAAAGAGCCGGACGCTGGTAACTCAACGCGAATCTGGATTGGCAAAGCGTTGGCGTTGTTCGGGGCTGAGGCGGCCACGGTCGCTCCGACGGCCATCGAAATCCTGCAGACCGATCAATCGTCACTTGGAGAAAAACAAGTGATGATTGAGTTGCTCGGTCGGATCGGTTCGCGACATCCACAAGCACTTCCCGCGTTGATCGAAACGCTCGGCATGCCCCCACCTGCTGATAAAAATGCCGCTCGGGATGTGAATACGTTGCGGGCATTGGCAGGGGAATCGTTGGCGACCGTCGGTTCGGATGCGATCGCCGCGGTGCCTGCGTTGACCCGCACGTTGTACGACGAAAACGAATTGGTGCGTCGTCGTGCCGTCGAAGCGTTGGGAGCGATCGGGCCGGCTGCATCGGTTTCCCAGTCCGCATTGTTGGAAACGATGATCTTCGATGAATCCGCTGCCGTCCGGGATTCCGCCGCCGTTTCGCTTTCGGATATCGGACCAGCGGTGATGGAATCGGTCACCGGTTTGCTGGCCGATCGCGATCCGGAAGTTCGGACACGGGCCGCAGGGATCCTTGGGCGTCTGGGGCCGAAGGCGTCGGCATCGGTCGTGCGACTCGAAGAACTCTTGAACGACGAAGCTGCCAGTGTTCGTATTCAGGCAATCGAAGCGATTTGGCAAATCACTGAAGAAGCCAAAACGGTTATTCCTGCAGCAATCACAGCATTGGCCGAAACCGATCGGCAGCATCGAATTCGAGCGTACCGTTTGCTGATTGAGATCGGCCAATCCGCGCCAGGAATTGTGCGGGAGGCGCTAACAAAAGTCGAGAACGATTCCCGTCCGACCGTTCGCCAAGCCGCTCGGAAAGTTCTGCGGACCCTGGATGAAGCGAAGAGCAAGTCCGCTCAGAACTGA